DNA sequence from the Microcoleus sp. FACHB-68 genome:
GCACACGGCTGATGATATTCAGCAATTTAAGGTATTTGATTATATGCTGACGTCTCATCCGGGCTTCCGTCAACAACTGAAAGACCAAGGCTTGTCAATGTACCAATTTAATCATGGATTTGAAGCCTCATTGCTACCAAAGATTAGTTATAATGATGAGAAAAGTGTCATAGATTGTACTTTTATAGGTTCTCTTTATAAAGGAGAAGGTTTGTTCAATGAGCGAGTAAAGATGCTAGAGACTCTTTTAGAGTCTAATATAACTTTGAAAATATCTGGAGATTTACCCAAAGCAAAGCCGAGTAAGATATTGCTGAAACAGGCAGCTTATATCACGGCTAAAACCCTGAAAAATGTAGGCTTAACAAGGGTCAGCCAACAGATACCGGGATTGAAAGCAGCAGTGCATTGGACTCAAATACCTCAAGCCCCTTACTATTCGGAAAACTTGATAAGAGTAATTCAGCCTCCCTTGTATGGCATTAATATGCTTCGCGTACTTTCATGTGGTAAAGTAGGGTTGAATTTTCACGGCGATGCTTCCGGGCCATATGCAGGGAATATCCGTTTGTATGAAGTGACAGGGGTAGGCTCTTGCTTACTGACGGACTGGAAAGAAAACTTACACGAGCTGTTTGAACTGGATAGAGAAGTAGTAACTTACAAATCCGCTGATGAGTGTATAGAAAAAGCTAAGTGGCTGTTAGAAAATCCCCTGGAAAGAGAACTAATTGCCAAAGCCGGCCAAGCTCGAACATTGAAAGATCATACCTATGAAAAGAGAGCGGTGCAGTTAAATCAGCTAATTAATAAAAATTTTTAACCCCGTAAACTTTTTTATTAAAGTAAATAGGCGTCTCATTACATAAACATGAAGGAGTAAACATTTAGATATGCCTACT
Encoded proteins:
- a CDS encoding glycosyltransferase, encoding MSYRFVKVTTHYKEYLNDYYRRNGDVVHKTYQEQMQHIMAEAYGWADFFTTHLMKLGVDACEIIANALPLQQAWAQEHGLKSSGKNIVMAQLKALQPDVIFFQDSFRFNGEWITYLKEQVPSIKQVIGWVAAPHTADDIQQFKVFDYMLTSHPGFRQQLKDQGLSMYQFNHGFEASLLPKISYNDEKSVIDCTFIGSLYKGEGLFNERVKMLETLLESNITLKISGDLPKAKPSKILLKQAAYITAKTLKNVGLTRVSQQIPGLKAAVHWTQIPQAPYYSENLIRVIQPPLYGINMLRVLSCGKVGLNFHGDASGPYAGNIRLYEVTGVGSCLLTDWKENLHELFELDREVVTYKSADECIEKAKWLLENPLERELIAKAGQARTLKDHTYEKRAVQLNQLINKNF